The genomic interval GATGAGTTTTAAATATGCCAAATTTTGTCTGAACCTGTGTGAAAAACACAATTTAGGCGATTTCGATCTCGCTTTTGCCTACGAGGCCCTGGCGCGCGCCAGCGCCGTCTCTGGCGATATTGCCAACGCGCGCGGCTACCTCGAAATGGCCGAAATGACCGGACATTCCATCGCCAAAGATGATGATCGCGAGTATTTTCTCAAAGAACTGCGTTCCATCAACATCATATAGAACACGTTGGCCCAAAATGATATACTAACTCCATGACACTCCCCAGTTTACTCATCGGCATTCTGCTCTCCAGCCTAATCGGCTCGCTCTTTCATTTATGGCGCGGCGGCGGGCCTGGGCGATTATTGCTCTATCTGCTGCTTGCCTGGATCGGCTTCTGGGGTGGGCATAGCGCCGGGGCTGTGCAAAATTGGAACTTTCTCAGCCTGGGACCACTCCGTCTGGGGATGGCCGCCGTGGGCAGTTTAGTTACACTCAGCTTCGGATATTGGCTTAGCCTCTCGGACAAGACCACTACCCATTAAGCAAAGGATCATCCACACCATGTACAAAATCGAATCGTTTCTCTCAGCACGTCTCTTCATTTACCCTGAAAGCGTCGGGGAGAAAATCTTCTTCATCAGCAATCTCAGCGGGCACCTCAGCCTGTACAGCATGGAGAAAAGCGGCAGCGTCCCGCAGCCCTTGCTGCCACCGCAAATCGCCCTGCAAAACCCGCATCTCATCGGAAATAGCTTCAAGGTGTTCCCAAAACTGGGGAAAATTCTGGTGATGATTGACAATGACGGCGACGAAGACTACAAGCCTATGCTGATCCCAATTGAAGGCGGATACCCTGAACCGGCGTTTGACTCGTTCTACGCGGATCATCATTTCTTCTTGCTGAAAAGCGACCCCGATGAAAATCTGATCTATCTCCATGCGGCCAGCAACAAAGAGGCCATGAACTACGCCCTGCGGGTTAATCTCACCACCGGAGAAATTGCCAAACTGCACGCCAGCGCCTACGGAGCGCATGTGGCCGCGGTCAATGCCGACCACAGCAAAATCGCCCTGCTCGAGGGGTATACCGTCGGCGATCATGTGCTCTCTCTGTGGGAGAAAGGCGAAATTCGCCCGCTTTATGGCACACCGCTCGAAGAACGCCAGCCGGGCACCGCGTACCCACTCACGGGTCTGGGCTACGGATATTTCGTCAATGAGGAAAGCGGCCTGTTAATTTCGTCCACGCTTTTTGAAGACACGGGCGATTTATGCTATATCGCCCTCGACAACCCCAATCAGGCTCAACCGGTGAAGATTGGGGACACTGTTCATAAAGGCGTGGGCGAGTTAGAAAATTTCCAACACATCAAGGGAAATCGCTTCTTGCTGGGCTATAATATCGATGGTGCCGATTGGGTGTATGAAGGCCGTTTCGATTTTTCTGCAATGCGTATTAAACTTGAAAAAGTACTCCTCGGGCATAGCCATATCAGTAATGGTGTACTGGAACATCTCAGCTACGAAAAGGCCACCCAGAGCTACGCGCTCTCATACTCTACAGCTACCTCACCAACCCAAGTTTACACCATCGACGGCAACTCCTACGCGACCATCCAGCATACCCAGGAGCGCACACTGGGCATTCCCGAAACGCTGCTCTCCCCCGGCGAAGATGCTTCGTTCACTTCCTTTGATGGGCTGCGCGCTTCAGCACGTCTCTACCTGCCCAACGAAACCTTAGGGTTTGAAGCCCCCTACCCGCTGGTCTATTATGTCCACGGGGGGCCGCAAGCCCAGGAGCGCCCCGATTTTGCCTGGTTCTCTATGCCATTGATCCAGTTTCTTACGCTGAACGGATTCGCGGTTTTCGTCCCCAATGTGCGCGGCTCTACAGGCTATGGCCTGGAATATACTAAAAAAGTGGATCGCGACTGGGGCGGCGACGATCGTCTCGACCACGTCCACGCGATGACAAAAGTGCTGCCCAATGACCCGCGGCTGGATACCAAACGCGCCGCGGTGGTAGGTCGTTCCTATGGGGGTTATATGACCCTCACTTTAGCGGCACGCCACCCCGAGCTTTGGGCCGCATCCTGCGATATGTTCGGGCCGTATGACCTGCTGACTTTCGGCGAGCGCATCCCTGAAACCTGGAAGCCTTATTTCAAAATCGCGCTGGGTGATCCCGATATCCCCGAAGAGCGCGCATTACTGGTGGAGCGCTCACCGCGCACGTATATTGAAAATCTGGGCGCGCCGATGTTGGTGATCCAGGGCAAGAACGACCCGCGCGTTGTTGAACAAGAATCGTGCGATCTGGTTGAACATTTGCGCTCGATAGGCAAAGAAATTGAATATTTGATGTTCGAAAATGAAGGCCACGATGTGCTCAAATTTGAGAACCGCGTGATTTGCTATAACACAATCACGGATTTTTTCAAAAAACACATATAAGCGAAGTTTCATCGCAAAAAGGGTGTGTCTACACACCCTTTTTGCTGAATTTTTCTGCAAAGACGCAAGCCTGAGCAATAATGAAACGGAGGAATTATGCCTCGCCGTAGACGATTTGCCCCCAAAGGGCCACGCCCGCTACACCGCCCCCCCCTCGAAAACCGCGCTCATCGCTCCCTGCAGCGCGCCCACCGCCTGATGGAAATTGGCGACTATGCTAACGCCGGAGATATTTTTGAGCGCGTGGCGCGCGCCGCACACGATCGGGGATTGATGCGTCAGGCCCCGCGGCTTTATCTTCAGGCGGGGCGCGCCTATATTCTGGCTGGCGCAACAAAGCAAGGCTTCGGCCTGCTCCAGCAAGGCTTGCAAATTTACGCGGGCAGTCAGCTCTGGGGACAGTTCCAGCAAACGGGCAGCCGCGCCGTGGATGAATTACAACAATTTGGACATGCCGATCTGGCAAAAGAACTCGAAAACTGGCTGCAAGAAACAATGCCTGCTAACACTGAACTTGCCGAAACATCAACCCGTAGCGCGCCTAACAGGCAATTGCCCATCACCTGCACTGCGTGCGGCGGGCCGCTAAAGCCCAACGAAATCGAGTGGCTCAACCCGCATACTGCCGAATGTCCGTACTGCGGCATAGCAATACACGCAGAATAATAATGCAATGAGCCGAAAATGTGAAAGAAAAAATAAACACACTTTGCGGCTTCGCTTCGTTGCGCCTTTGCGTTCAATTGATTAACGGATACACAACGCACCATGCAACTCACCCAAACTCAAATCGAACAAAGCCTGGCAAAGGCGCTGGACCCCAGCTTGCCCCCTGAAAACCCCTATCCACATGGGTTACAAACTGCCCCCCCAACACCGGCGGCGGTTTTAATGCCCTTGTTTTGCACAGAACAGGGCTGGCATGTACTCCTGATTCGACGATCATTGCACCCCCAGGATCGCCACGGAGGCCAGGTGGCTTTCCCTGGCGGACGCTGCGACCCCAATGATCCGGATATTGAAAACGCGGCTCTCCGTGAAGCTCATGAAGAAGTGGGCTTGCGGCGTCAAGATGTTCAAATTTTAGGCCGCCTGCGAGATATGCTCACCATCACCAACTATCGCGTCACGCCCATCGTCGGGGTAATGCCCTGGCCGTATGACGTGCGTCCACAGCCCGAGGAAGTTAGCCGCATTTTTTCGATTCCGCTGGATTGGCTCGCCGACCCGACCAACCGCAATGCACAGGTGCGTCAGATTCAGCAACAAGGCAAACCAATCCCGGTGATTTATTTTTCGGATTATGATGGGGAAATGTTGTGGGGAGCCAGCGCGCGGATGATGGTGCTGCTCCTGGAAGCTCTGGGGTTAGCGACCCCCGAGGAACGCTACAACTAACGCCCTACTCCGTCTCGCCAACTAATTCTACAGCGTCAATTTGATTCCACCCCAACCCCAAAATAGCCTGATCGATTGTGATGCGCACGATCGTATAGCGTTGCGCGGTTAGCGAGATCGGAATCGCCAAAGTATATGGGCAGGGTTGCGTCACCTGAAAAGGCGCGCTTTCGTAAATTATTTCCATCCGCCCGAAGGCATCGAGTAATTCAACTTTACTAATCTGGTTGGGGTTAAAGCTCTGAACAATGTTGACCGCGGTCACATAAAGCGGCGTTTCAAACTCGACTTCCAGCCACTCGTGAGAATCGCTGCCCGATGAAGCCCATGCGGTCTGAAAATCACCGCAACGCGTCGTATTTGGCGCTCCAATAACTTGTTCGCTCCCCCATTCCGGATCGGCATACGATGAACTGGCATTTGCCCCAATAGCCCATTGCCGCACCTGCCCCACTTGAATCATCTCGAGGGGCAAATCTTCAGGAGTCGCTTCCAGGGTAGGTGTGGGTTGTGCAGAATCCACCTGGGGAGCTGTATCACACCCCGTTATCAGCCAGACCAACCCCAACAGTAGGCTGCCCAATTTCCATAATTTAATATTGTGCATGGCAGGTTAAATAAAAACATCCCGCGAGAATGCCGCGGGATGTTTTGGGTTCAGATTACTCTTCGGCTTCTTCGTCGCCCTTACCTTTTTCAAGGACTTCGGGTTCGCCTTCAACGAGTTCATCGCCAAATTCGTCAACTTCCTCTTCCGGCTCCTCAAGGGTCTGCTGTGAAGATGCAAATACCAGCATCGTTTCGGGATCGTCCATGACGGCGACACCTTCGGGCAGCACGAGGTCGGCAACGGTAATGCTATCGCCAATACTTAGGAGAACTGAGGCGTCTACTTCAATTTGGTCGGGCAAATTTCGAGGCAAACATTCGATTTCGATTGAATCAACGCCGATATTCAGCATGGCATCAAAATCATTCACCGCCGGGACATCATCGGAAAGCACGACCAATGGAACTTGCGTGCGGACGAGGACATTCATGGCAATCGCCTGGAAATCAATATGCGTGATCGCGCGGCTGAGAATACCTTTTTGAACTTCACGTACCAGCACGTTGTGTTCTGCATCATCCACTTTGAGATTGATGAGTGTGGATACACTGGTGTTCTTCAGGATACGGCTTGTTTCGCGCAAGTCGAGCAAGATAGGGGTCGAATCTACGCCATAGCCGTAAACGACAGCGGGCAGCTTACCTTCACGGCGCAACTGCTTCACCTGCTTGCCGATCAATTCTCGACGAGTGGCTTCTAATACAATTTGTTCAGACATATTATCCTTCCTCGGAGCGCCTCTCACCCGAACCATTCAGGTTACCCTCGCTCCTCGCAATAATTTATTTGGAGTGCCGTCCGGATGATGGACAATCTCCATATCAAAATTAAAAACCTGGCTTCGTATTGAAATCAGGTAATTTACAATTTATGAACGCCGCCTGCTGACAAGTTGTCCAACCCACAGCACCAATCCGATGGTAGCGCCAGCTGTAAGGCCCGCCAACATCGCCCGCGGTGTATCCAGGATGGTTTCAACATCGCCTTCGACCTGGCTGGCAAGTAACACGCCCGTGCGGAGTTTATCAGCCTGCACAGTACGAGCGATCACGACCCCCGCCTGGGTATCTTGCAGCGTAGCAGTATTGACGTACGCAATTCCTACACCACCTTCAACAACCTGTAGCTGATCGGCGCTGACAACACCAACGCCGCCTTGAGCCACGTCAACCCGCTCCGACTTCACAGCCCCGGCGCCACCCTGAATGATGTGTACATTTTCCGCCTCGATGCTGCCAACGCCGCCTTGTCGAATTTCAACTTCCTGGGCATTGACATTTTCTGCACCGCTCTGACGCATACGTACTAAATCAGCTTGAATGATCCCGGCGGAAGCGTTGGAAAAATTAACCACATCAGCACGAATATTCTCCACCTGCGGGTGGTTCTCGGCAGCGAGAGGCGAATCTTGTTCTTGAATATGCTCTTGCTCAGACATGGTATCCTCCGTTAAAAAAGCCGCCAGAATTGGGCGGCAGTCCGTACAACACAGCGAATTTTACTGAGGTTCCCGCTTTCCGTCAATAGCCGCCGTCCACACATTGATTTTTCATCGAATTCATTGTACACTTAGCCTTGCCCTTGCATACTAACAGAGTTTATCTGATCAGGAGTACTTACCATGAACTTAGGTCCCACAGAACTGATTATTATATTAATAATCGTCATTTTACTCTTCGGCGTTGGCCGCATTGGAAAAATCGCCGGTGAACTTGGTGGCGGCATCCGTGCGTTTCGCAAAGGGCTACAAGCCGATGATGGCGCTGAAGAAAACAGCGCCGAAAAAGAAGAACCCAAAGCCTGACCCTGCATATTCGCTTGACTGGCATCGTCCTTTCAGGCAAATGATAAAGGCCTTGCTGGTACTCCACCGCAAGGCTTTTATTTTTGGGGCTTTCCAGATTTAACGGAAGTAGCATCCGATGAATCCCCGTTTAGTGTGCTTTTCTCTGATGATTTGGGGTGCGGCGATTTTCACGGCCTGCCAACCTGCGCCTGCATCGCAGAGGCTTACTATTGCCGCGGCAGCCAGCCTGAATAATGCCTTCAACGAAATCGGCAGCGCTTTTACTGCTCAAACCGGCATCCCGGTAACATTTTCCTACGCCGCCACAGGAACTTTGGCTGAACAAATTCGCAACGGCGCGCCGTTTGATATTTTCGCCGCCGCCGATACAACCCGCATCCACGAACTGGCTACGCAGGGTTTCATCACATCGGAAAGTCAAGTTGTCTTTGCTTACGGCGAGGTCAGCCTGGTCATCGCCCCAGATAGCGGCATGGATATCCAGTCGTTAAATGACCTCAGCAGTAATCCCATTGATCGCTTCACAATCGCTAACCCCAAGATCGCGCCTTATGGAAGCGCGGCCCAAGCTATACTTGAAAATGCCGGACTATGGACGCAGCTCGAAGAGCAGCTCGTTTTTGGCGAAAGCGTGCGGCAGTCGTTACAATATATTGAGAGCGGCGAAATTCCGGCGGGCATCCTGCCCAACTCACTATTGCAAAATTCCACGCTGACGATTATCTCTCTTGACAGGGCACGATACGAGCCTGTCGCTCATGGAGCAGGTATCCTCGCGGAAAGCCCAAATACTCCGCAAGCCGACCAATTTATCCAATTTCTATTCAGCCCACAGGGCCAGGCAATCCTCGCCCAACACGGCCTGACCCCCATTTCAACACCTTGACCATGCCTCTGCTACTCTCCTTACGCGTTGCTGCACTGTCTGCCCTGCTCGCTGCCATTGGCGGCATTACACTGGCATCCCTTCTGGCGCACAAACAGGGTCTGTTCTGGCATCTAATCGATGGGATAATCAACCTTCCATTAGTACTACCGCCAACAGTTTTGGGCTATTACCTGCTGATTACCCTCAGCCAGCGTTCTACCCTGGGTAGTTGGCTCGGCAACCTTGGCATCCATTTAACATTTACCTGGGGTGGCGCCGTGGTAGCCGCCAGCATCGTTGCCCTACCACTGGTGACGCAATCGGCGCGGGCAGCGATTGAATCTGTTCCATCCGAACTATTGGATGTCGCCCGCACACTGGGACGCGCCCCCCTCGCCATTTTTCTAACGATTACCCTGCCACTGGCATGGCGCGGCGTACTGGCAGGAATTGTGCTGGCCTTTGCCCGCGCTCTGGGTGAATTTGGCGCCACATTGATGATCGCCGGGAACATCCCCGGTCAGACGCAAACATTGCCCATCGCCATCTATGATGCCGTGCAAGCCGGAGAAACTGATCGGGCAAATCAGCTCTCGCTGTTGCTCACTAGCGCAGCAATTGTATTGCTAGTCAGTATTCGCCTGCTAACAAATCGTATCTCAGCCCGAACATAATTTAACGCAAAGGCGCAAAGTTTTAGATATTTTTCTTTGCGCCCTTGCCCCTTCGCGTCCTAGCGTTAGAGAAATACCGCCAAATGAAGCCCCACAAACTCGCCGTTACCATCGACCTGATGGTCGAAAACTTTCACCTGCAAGCCAACTTCCAGGCGCAAGATGAAATCATCGCTATTTTCGGTCCCTCCGGAGCCGGGAAAAGCACCATCCTGCGCGCCATCGCCGGGCTAATTACCCCGCAGCAAGGCATCATCCGTCTCGGCCAACGCACCCTCTTCGACGCGCAACAAAATATCAACCTGCCGCCGCAAAAACGCAACCTCGGTTACGTGCCACAAAATTACGCTCTATTCCCCCACCTCAGCATTGCCGAGAATATCGCCTATGGTTTGCTCCCCCATCCCCGCCACGCCCGTCATCAGCGCGCTCACGAACTTCTCGAATTGATGCAACTCGCCGACTTCGCCCACCGCCGCCCTGGCGAACTTTCTGGCGGACAGCAGCAACGCGTTGCCCTGGCGCGTGCCCTGGCCCCCAACCCGGCTATTCTGCTCATGGATGAGCCCCTGGCTGCCATCGAAGAATCTTTGCGCCAAAAACTGCGCGCCGAATTACGCACAATCCCGCAACGCTTCAATGTACCCATCTTGCTGGTCACACACAACCTCAGCGAGGCCAACAGCCTCGCCAGCCAGCTTGTTATCCTCGACCAGGGCAAAATGTGTCAGGCTGGGCCAAAAGACGAAATTATGCAACGACCCACCAGCCCCGCAACAGCGCGCATTGTTGGCATGAATAATATATTGCCTATGCGCATTTTAGATGCAAAAACCCTGCAATGGGGTGCATACAACCTCGAGGTTTTTCCTGCTCCCCAAGCAGGCCAGCGCAACGCAACCCCAGAGGTAGGCATCCGCCCCGAGGCGATCCGTTTGCTCAAAGCCGATTCCGGTCAAGAAAATACCCTGCCCGCGCGCATCCTGGATGATGAAGATTTCGGCCCTGAACACCGCCTGAGCGTGCGCGTGCCCGACCAAAAACCCGATCTCGAAATCCGTATCTCCACCCCAAAACTGGCGCGTCTTGGCCTGAACCCCGGAGACAAAGCCTATATTCAAATTGACCCGGCCAGCATTCACATTTTTCCATGACAACTACAACCAGCGCCATCACCAGCCTGCTCAGCCGCTGGCGCAGCGACGTGACCCTCGGTGGAAATATCACCGCCTGGGAAACTATCCCCGCCCGGCAGCCGCGCTTTGAACCCTTCCCCGCCGATCTGCATCCCGCCTTGGGCGAGGCGCTACGCGCCAGCGGCATCCGGGCGTTATACAGCCATCAGGCGCAGGCCTGGGAACAAATTCGCGTTGGTGCTAACCTGGCCCTGGCAACCGATACCGCCAGCGGAAAAACCCTGGCCTATAACTTGCCCGTGCTGGATGCGCTGTTGCGCAACCCGGAAAGTCGCGCCCTGTATCTCTTCCCCACCAAAGCCCTGGCGCAAGACCAACTCGCCGGGCTGAGCGGCCTATTGGCGCAAATTCCACAACCCGACGCGCCGATTACCCCGGCTACCTACGACGGCGACACCTCGCAAAGCGCCCGCCCTGCCATCCGCAAAAATTCGCGGCTCATCATCAGCAACCCCGATATGCTGCACATTGGGATTTTGCCGCGCCACGCCTCCTGGGCGGATTTTTTCGCCAATCTGCGCTTCATTGTGATTGACGAAATGCATATCTACCGCGGTGTATTCGGCTCGCATATTGCCAACGTCATCCGGCGGCTGAAACGCATCGCCAACTTTTACGGCGCGCAGCCGCAGTTTATACTCACCTCAGCCACGATTGGCAATCCGCGCCAACTCGCCGAAAAGCTGATCGAAGCCCCGCTGACTCTACTCGACAATGATGGTTCAGGGCGCGGTCCCAAGCATTTTTTGATCTACAATCCCCCCATCGTGGATGAAGATTTGGGCCTGCGCGCCAGTATGCTTGCCGAGAGCGTGCGCCTGGCCGAAGATGTGTACACCTACGGCATCCAGACGATTCTGTTCGGGCGCACGCGCCGCACGGTTGAAGTGCTGCTGCGCTTTCTGGCCACTCGCATCGGCGAGAACACACCGCAGGCGATCCGCGCCTATCGCAGCGGCTACCTGCCCGCCCATCGTCGTGAAATTGAACAGGGCTTGCGCTCAGGCAGCGTGCGCACTGTGGTGGCTACCACGGCCCTCGAACTGGGCCTCGATCTCGGCGGAATGGGAGCCACGATCCAGGCTGGATACCCGGGCACAATTGCCGGAAGCTGGCAGCAGGCCGGTCGCGCCGGTCGCGGCCTGGAGACTTCTCTCTCGATACTGGTGGCTTCGCCCAGCCCCGCCGATCAATTTCTGGCGCGCCATCCGGATTATTTCTTCGGACGCAACCCGGAGCGCGCCCTGATCCAGGCCGACAATTTGCTGATTTTGCTGAATCATCTGCAATGCGCGGCTTTCGAGTTGCCTTTCGAGACGAATGAATCCTTCGGGCATGCCGACCCTGCCCAGGTTACAGAGATTTTGGAGCTCCTGCATCAAGGCGGAAATCTGCATCAATCCAACGAAAAGTACTTTTGGCTTGGCGAAGGCTATCCCTCGGCAGAAATTTCGCTGCGCAGCGCCTCGGCACAGAGCGTT from Chloroflexota bacterium carries:
- a CDS encoding DEAD/DEAH box helicase, which encodes MTTTTSAITSLLSRWRSDVTLGGNITAWETIPARQPRFEPFPADLHPALGEALRASGIRALYSHQAQAWEQIRVGANLALATDTASGKTLAYNLPVLDALLRNPESRALYLFPTKALAQDQLAGLSGLLAQIPQPDAPITPATYDGDTSQSARPAIRKNSRLIISNPDMLHIGILPRHASWADFFANLRFIVIDEMHIYRGVFGSHIANVIRRLKRIANFYGAQPQFILTSATIGNPRQLAEKLIEAPLTLLDNDGSGRGPKHFLIYNPPIVDEDLGLRASMLAESVRLAEDVYTYGIQTILFGRTRRTVEVLLRFLATRIGENTPQAIRAYRSGYLPAHRREIEQGLRSGSVRTVVATTALELGLDLGGMGATIQAGYPGTIAGSWQQAGRAGRGLETSLSILVASPSPADQFLARHPDYFFGRNPERALIQADNLLILLNHLQCAAFELPFETNESFGHADPAQVTEILELLHQGGNLHQSNEKYFWLGEGYPSAEISLRSASAQSVHLLNTATEPPTTIGDVDGEAACWMVHPGAVYLHEGEPYLVETLDLEQHRALMQPAAVDYFTRPRTETEVQLLALREARREAWGEKANGELAVISTVSGYQMLRWESLEKLGFHELDLPPARLHTAGYWISLEEDSVERLRAAGLWRNDPNDYGAEWPRQRAAALARDEHTCRVCGTRSDTQGLHVHHKIPFRTFDTPWQANRLENLVTLCPACHQRAESAVRVRSGLAGLSYVLGQIAPLFLMCDTRDLGQHSDPKAAFADGRPSVVIYEMIPAGIGFSQQLFERHGELLAAACEVIEQCICADGCPSCVGPGGEAGSGGKAETLAILKELK
- a CDS encoding prolyl oligopeptidase family serine peptidase, translating into MYKIESFLSARLFIYPESVGEKIFFISNLSGHLSLYSMEKSGSVPQPLLPPQIALQNPHLIGNSFKVFPKLGKILVMIDNDGDEDYKPMLIPIEGGYPEPAFDSFYADHHFFLLKSDPDENLIYLHAASNKEAMNYALRVNLTTGEIAKLHASAYGAHVAAVNADHSKIALLEGYTVGDHVLSLWEKGEIRPLYGTPLEERQPGTAYPLTGLGYGYFVNEESGLLISSTLFEDTGDLCYIALDNPNQAQPVKIGDTVHKGVGELENFQHIKGNRFLLGYNIDGADWVYEGRFDFSAMRIKLEKVLLGHSHISNGVLEHLSYEKATQSYALSYSTATSPTQVYTIDGNSYATIQHTQERTLGIPETLLSPGEDASFTSFDGLRASARLYLPNETLGFEAPYPLVYYVHGGPQAQERPDFAWFSMPLIQFLTLNGFAVFVPNVRGSTGYGLEYTKKVDRDWGGDDRLDHVHAMTKVLPNDPRLDTKRAAVVGRSYGGYMTLTLAARHPELWAASCDMFGPYDLLTFGERIPETWKPYFKIALGDPDIPEERALLVERSPRTYIENLGAPMLVIQGKNDPRVVEQESCDLVEHLRSIGKEIEYLMFENEGHDVLKFENRVICYNTITDFFKKHI
- the modA gene encoding molybdate ABC transporter substrate-binding protein, which translates into the protein MNPRLVCFSLMIWGAAIFTACQPAPASQRLTIAAAASLNNAFNEIGSAFTAQTGIPVTFSYAATGTLAEQIRNGAPFDIFAAADTTRIHELATQGFITSESQVVFAYGEVSLVIAPDSGMDIQSLNDLSSNPIDRFTIANPKIAPYGSAAQAILENAGLWTQLEEQLVFGESVRQSLQYIESGEIPAGILPNSLLQNSTLTIISLDRARYEPVAHGAGILAESPNTPQADQFIQFLFSPQGQAILAQHGLTPISTP
- a CDS encoding CoA pyrophosphatase, whose amino-acid sequence is MQLTQTQIEQSLAKALDPSLPPENPYPHGLQTAPPTPAAVLMPLFCTEQGWHVLLIRRSLHPQDRHGGQVAFPGGRCDPNDPDIENAALREAHEEVGLRRQDVQILGRLRDMLTITNYRVTPIVGVMPWPYDVRPQPEEVSRIFSIPLDWLADPTNRNAQVRQIQQQGKPIPVIYFSDYDGEMLWGASARMMVLLLEALGLATPEERYN
- a CDS encoding twin-arginine translocase TatA/TatE family subunit, which translates into the protein MNLGPTELIIILIIVILLFGVGRIGKIAGELGGGIRAFRKGLQADDGAEENSAEKEEPKA
- a CDS encoding 50S ribosomal protein L25; its protein translation is MSEQIVLEATRRELIGKQVKQLRREGKLPAVVYGYGVDSTPILLDLRETSRILKNTSVSTLINLKVDDAEHNVLVREVQKGILSRAITHIDFQAIAMNVLVRTQVPLVVLSDDVPAVNDFDAMLNIGVDSIEIECLPRNLPDQIEVDASVLLSIGDSITVADLVLPEGVAVMDDPETMLVFASSQQTLEEPEEEVDEFGDELVEGEPEVLEKGKGDEEAEE
- the modB gene encoding molybdate ABC transporter permease subunit translates to MPLLLSLRVAALSALLAAIGGITLASLLAHKQGLFWHLIDGIINLPLVLPPTVLGYYLLITLSQRSTLGSWLGNLGIHLTFTWGGAVVAASIVALPLVTQSARAAIESVPSELLDVARTLGRAPLAIFLTITLPLAWRGVLAGIVLAFARALGEFGATLMIAGNIPGQTQTLPIAIYDAVQAGETDRANQLSLLLTSAAIVLLVSIRLLTNRISART
- a CDS encoding ATP-binding cassette domain-containing protein, with the translated sequence MKPHKLAVTIDLMVENFHLQANFQAQDEIIAIFGPSGAGKSTILRAIAGLITPQQGIIRLGQRTLFDAQQNINLPPQKRNLGYVPQNYALFPHLSIAENIAYGLLPHPRHARHQRAHELLELMQLADFAHRRPGELSGGQQQRVALARALAPNPAILLMDEPLAAIEESLRQKLRAELRTIPQRFNVPILLVTHNLSEANSLASQLVILDQGKMCQAGPKDEIMQRPTSPATARIVGMNNILPMRILDAKTLQWGAYNLEVFPAPQAGQRNATPEVGIRPEAIRLLKADSGQENTLPARILDDEDFGPEHRLSVRVPDQKPDLEIRISTPKLARLGLNPGDKAYIQIDPASIHIFP